In Pelecanus crispus isolate bPelCri1 chromosome Z, bPelCri1.pri, whole genome shotgun sequence, the following are encoded in one genomic region:
- the GPBP1 gene encoding vasculin isoform X1 → MTLLQPGLIFLLHHHQQKYLRSTTSAPLQSSLNFEKHSENFPWTENRYEANRRRHNSSDGFDPNIGRPNGGHFGRKEKNGWRSQGRNGTENINHRGGYHGGGSRPRASAFHCGKGQGLHENNVPDNETGKKEDKEVPKQFEAEDFPSLNPEYEREPNQNKSLAAGVWEYPLNPKSRSPRMLVIKKGSTKELQISGFPVVGSLHSQPVRNGTGTSVYKGLVPKPVTPPAKPTQWKSQAKENKLGNPLPHESAYVGNFSPFKSAAKAFTVSQNSVKECNRSNSSSPVDKVGQPRLTKLTRMRTDKKSEFLKALKRERVEEEHEDENHAGQEKDDESFNLHNSNSPHHERDINRNFENEIPQENGNASITSQQIIRSSAFPQADVLSSSLEAEHRLLKEMGWQEDSENDETCAPLTEDEMREFRVISEQLQKNGLRKNGILKNGFICDFKFSPWKNSTFKPALENEDSETSSSDTSDDDDV, encoded by the exons ATATCTCAGGTCTACCACTTCTGCTCCTTTACAGTCATCACTGAACTTTGAGAAACATTCTGAAAATTTTCCGTGGACAGAGAATCGTTATGAAGCAAATCGCAGAAGACACAACTCCTCAGATGGGTTTGATCCTAACATTGGACGGCCTAATGGAG GACATTttgggagaaaagagaagaatggTTGGCGTTCACAAGGCAGAAATGGTACGGAAAATATAAACCATCGTGGAGGATACCATGGCGGAGGTTCCCGCCCTCGTGCCAGTGCTTTCCACTGTGGAAAAGGCCAAGGACTGCATGAAAACAATGTACCTGATAATGAAACtgggaaaaaggaagataaagaaGTACCGAAACAGTTTGAGGCTGAGGATTTT CCATCTTTGAACCCTGAATATGAGAGGGAACCAAACCAGAATAAATCTTTAGCTGCAGGTGTGTGGG aataccCTTTGAATCCTAAATCTAGATCTCCGAGAATGCTGGTCATTAAAAAGGGCAGTACAAAAGAACTGCAGATATCTGGATTCCCAGTAGTAGGAAGTCTTCATTCACAGCCAGTAAGGAACGGAACTGGCACAAGTGTTTATAAAGGATTAGTCCCTAAACCTGTGACTCCACCCGCAAAG CCTACACAGTGGAAAAgccaagcaaaagaaaataaacttggGAATCCACTTCCTCATGAATCTGCATATGTTGGCAATTTCAGTCCTTTTAAATCAGCTGCCAAGGCGTTTACTGTATCACAAAATTCAGTGAAAGAG TGTAATCGGTCAAATTCATCCTCCCCTGTTGACAAAGTTGGTCAGCCTCGTTTAACAAAATTGACAAGAATGAGGACTGATAAGAAGAGTGAATTTTTGAAAGCATTGAAAAGGGAAAGAGTGGAAGAAGAACATGAAGACGAGAATCATGCTGGGCAAGAGAAG gaTGATGAGTCCTTTAACTTGCATAACAGCAACAGTCCTCATCATGAGAGAGATATAAACCgaaactttgaaaatgaaattccaCAGGAGAATGGCAATGCTTCAATTACATCTCAACAAATCATTCGATCTTCAGCTTTCCCTCAGGCAGATGTTCTTTCAAGCTCACTTGAGGCAGAGCATAG GTTGTTAAAGGAGATGGGCTGGCAGGAAGACAGTGAAAATGATGAAACATGTGCTCCACTAACAGAGGATGAGATGAGGGAGTTCCGAGTCATTAGTGAACAG ttacaaaaaaatgGCCTTCggaaaaatggcattttgaaaaaCGGCTTCATTTGTGATTTTAAATTTAGCCCCTGGAAAAACAGCACTTTCAAACCTGCTCTGGAGAATGAGGATTCTGAGACAAGCAGCAGTGATACATCAGATGACGATGATGTGTGA
- the GPBP1 gene encoding vasculin isoform X2 gives MAQHDFAPAWLNFPTPPSSTKSSLNFEKHSENFPWTENRYEANRRRHNSSDGFDPNIGRPNGGHFGRKEKNGWRSQGRNGTENINHRGGYHGGGSRPRASAFHCGKGQGLHENNVPDNETGKKEDKEVPKQFEAEDFPSLNPEYEREPNQNKSLAAGVWEYPLNPKSRSPRMLVIKKGSTKELQISGFPVVGSLHSQPVRNGTGTSVYKGLVPKPVTPPAKPTQWKSQAKENKLGNPLPHESAYVGNFSPFKSAAKAFTVSQNSVKECNRSNSSSPVDKVGQPRLTKLTRMRTDKKSEFLKALKRERVEEEHEDENHAGQEKDDESFNLHNSNSPHHERDINRNFENEIPQENGNASITSQQIIRSSAFPQADVLSSSLEAEHRLLKEMGWQEDSENDETCAPLTEDEMREFRVISEQLQKNGLRKNGILKNGFICDFKFSPWKNSTFKPALENEDSETSSSDTSDDDDV, from the exons TCATCACTGAACTTTGAGAAACATTCTGAAAATTTTCCGTGGACAGAGAATCGTTATGAAGCAAATCGCAGAAGACACAACTCCTCAGATGGGTTTGATCCTAACATTGGACGGCCTAATGGAG GACATTttgggagaaaagagaagaatggTTGGCGTTCACAAGGCAGAAATGGTACGGAAAATATAAACCATCGTGGAGGATACCATGGCGGAGGTTCCCGCCCTCGTGCCAGTGCTTTCCACTGTGGAAAAGGCCAAGGACTGCATGAAAACAATGTACCTGATAATGAAACtgggaaaaaggaagataaagaaGTACCGAAACAGTTTGAGGCTGAGGATTTT CCATCTTTGAACCCTGAATATGAGAGGGAACCAAACCAGAATAAATCTTTAGCTGCAGGTGTGTGGG aataccCTTTGAATCCTAAATCTAGATCTCCGAGAATGCTGGTCATTAAAAAGGGCAGTACAAAAGAACTGCAGATATCTGGATTCCCAGTAGTAGGAAGTCTTCATTCACAGCCAGTAAGGAACGGAACTGGCACAAGTGTTTATAAAGGATTAGTCCCTAAACCTGTGACTCCACCCGCAAAG CCTACACAGTGGAAAAgccaagcaaaagaaaataaacttggGAATCCACTTCCTCATGAATCTGCATATGTTGGCAATTTCAGTCCTTTTAAATCAGCTGCCAAGGCGTTTACTGTATCACAAAATTCAGTGAAAGAG TGTAATCGGTCAAATTCATCCTCCCCTGTTGACAAAGTTGGTCAGCCTCGTTTAACAAAATTGACAAGAATGAGGACTGATAAGAAGAGTGAATTTTTGAAAGCATTGAAAAGGGAAAGAGTGGAAGAAGAACATGAAGACGAGAATCATGCTGGGCAAGAGAAG gaTGATGAGTCCTTTAACTTGCATAACAGCAACAGTCCTCATCATGAGAGAGATATAAACCgaaactttgaaaatgaaattccaCAGGAGAATGGCAATGCTTCAATTACATCTCAACAAATCATTCGATCTTCAGCTTTCCCTCAGGCAGATGTTCTTTCAAGCTCACTTGAGGCAGAGCATAG GTTGTTAAAGGAGATGGGCTGGCAGGAAGACAGTGAAAATGATGAAACATGTGCTCCACTAACAGAGGATGAGATGAGGGAGTTCCGAGTCATTAGTGAACAG ttacaaaaaaatgGCCTTCggaaaaatggcattttgaaaaaCGGCTTCATTTGTGATTTTAAATTTAGCCCCTGGAAAAACAGCACTTTCAAACCTGCTCTGGAGAATGAGGATTCTGAGACAAGCAGCAGTGATACATCAGATGACGATGATGTGTGA